A portion of the Segatella copri DSM 18205 genome contains these proteins:
- a CDS encoding ATP-binding protein, translating to MEVALENIRQAEGMVEAIMPLKEKLEKRLNLSRQVEGERDAMLTLNKVMRICLIASLSLTEKRSVDGLGEIVLSKSSQRIMPSFFTKDNKKSLFSALLKLRYRDCEVDWQNASIVGRIVAKEIYRGIAYLSEDENLNAFLFAASDRRHGGSGIPALELLIGEYAEDMEAKLNINGRSVSNAQILVAGTTGSGKTNLLAVLIQQFRNLSTETPYPVNFLLFDYKGEFSDPSNASWLVHFDVDRSCILDPVVAPLPFTPFKDFTGRTINEINLYSTEMAGALCAVDRATVSASMSNRLSEAIVEAYKQTAGKPITFELMLMKYQQRMQNPDKDDSITSVLKQLIRNHLFASEDKANLIDECFVVKMDAFPKDGPIARAIVYFIISKLNNIYELLPKQAVNEDYVQIRHFTIIDEAHYMLDFDNQPLRNLIAVGRNKGLSIIFATQNMDSYKSKFFDFYANAQYPLIMKQQTISDSIIKDLFGVSGKDFQEIKSAIAGLQKGELIIKDHTMAALGLGGKPYKKIKVTHLI from the coding sequence ATGGAAGTAGCATTAGAGAATATACGACAGGCAGAAGGTATGGTAGAAGCCATCATGCCTTTGAAGGAGAAACTGGAGAAGCGTTTGAACCTTTCGCGGCAAGTGGAAGGGGAGAGGGATGCCATGCTAACCCTGAATAAGGTGATGCGAATCTGCCTGATAGCCAGTTTGAGCTTAACGGAGAAGAGAAGTGTGGATGGTTTGGGAGAAATCGTATTGTCGAAATCTTCTCAGCGCATCATGCCTAGTTTCTTTACCAAGGACAATAAGAAGTCGCTTTTTTCGGCTTTGTTGAAGTTGAGATATAGAGATTGTGAGGTGGATTGGCAGAATGCCAGTATCGTGGGTCGCATCGTGGCGAAGGAAATCTATCGGGGTATCGCTTATCTTTCGGAAGATGAGAATCTGAATGCTTTCCTCTTTGCTGCCAGCGACAGGCGACATGGCGGAAGTGGCATTCCTGCCCTGGAGTTGCTGATAGGCGAGTATGCAGAGGATATGGAAGCGAAACTGAATATCAACGGGCGTTCGGTATCGAATGCACAGATTCTGGTGGCTGGTACCACGGGTTCAGGTAAGACCAATCTTCTGGCTGTGTTGATTCAGCAGTTTCGTAATCTCTCCACGGAAACGCCTTATCCCGTCAACTTCCTTTTGTTCGATTATAAGGGTGAATTCTCAGACCCGTCGAATGCTAGTTGGCTTGTTCACTTCGATGTAGATAGGAGTTGCATTCTCGATCCTGTGGTTGCGCCATTGCCTTTCACGCCGTTCAAGGATTTTACGGGCAGGACCATCAACGAAATCAATCTCTATTCCACGGAGATGGCTGGTGCACTCTGCGCTGTAGATCGTGCAACGGTGAGCGCATCCATGAGTAATCGACTGAGTGAAGCTATTGTTGAGGCTTATAAGCAGACGGCAGGCAAGCCTATCACTTTTGAGCTGATGCTGATGAAGTATCAGCAAAGAATGCAGAATCCGGATAAGGATGACAGCATCACTTCGGTTTTGAAGCAGTTGATTCGCAATCATCTGTTTGCATCGGAAGATAAGGCGAATCTGATAGATGAGTGTTTTGTCGTGAAGATGGATGCTTTCCCGAAAGATGGTCCGATAGCCAGGGCTATCGTGTATTTCATCATTTCTAAGCTCAATAATATCTATGAGCTGTTGCCGAAGCAGGCGGTTAATGAGGATTATGTACAGATTCGCCACTTCACGATTATCGATGAGGCTCACTATATGCTGGACTTCGATAATCAGCCGCTTCGCAATCTGATAGCAGTGGGTAGAAACAAGGGATTGAGCATCATCTTTGCCACTCAAAACATGGATAGTTACAAGAGTAAGTTTTTCGATTTCTATGCCAATGCACAGTATCCGCTCATTATGAAGCAGCAGACGATTTCTGACAGTATCATCAAGGATCTCTTTGGTGTGTCGGGTAAAGACTTCCAGGAAATCAAGTCGGCGATAGCTGGTTTGCAGAAAGGCGAGTTGATTATCAAGGATCATACGATGGCTGCCCTTGGTTTGGGTGGTAAACCGTATAAGAAAATAAAGGTGACGCATCTCATTTGA